GTTCGAGTGAGCTTCCTCATGGCCATTCCTGCCGTGTTCGGCGCAGGCATTCTGGAAGCCGTATCGGCCGTCAAGGACGTTGCCGCGGGGGATGCCGGTATGTTCCCCGGCTGGGGTCCTACCATCGCCGCAGCCATCGTGGCATTTGTGGTCGGCTACGTGGTGATCATCGGCTTCCTGAAGTTTGTTTCCACCTTCTCGTACAAGGCATTCGCCATCTACCGCATCGGCTTGGCGATCGTCGTGGCATTGCTGCTGATTACCGGCGTGCTTTCGCCGCTGGAAGCCGCAGCTGCAGCGTGAATCTAATTCGATAATCGAATAACAAAAAAGTCGGGCCGATCATCCTGCGATGGTCGGCCCGACTTATATATTCACTGCTTATCGCCAATCACAACTTAATTGCCACGCAAGAACGATTCAGCCTCACGAATCAGCTCTTCGCAAGCGGGCATGCCATTCGACGCGATACGTTGCGCTTGAGCGTTCAAATCGTAGTCGCGTTCCAGACAGGCAAGATAATCGCCGGCATGCGTCTGCTCGACAATCTCGTCGGCAGCCTTGCGCCATTCGGCGGCTTTTCTGTTCAAATCACCTTCAGTCAGCGGATGCTCAAGTAAAAGAGACAATGCGCGAACCAATTCCAGCGTGCCCTGCAAGCACTCGGTATTCGCACAGTAATGGGGTACGGACACCCACATGGATGTGGTATGAAATCCTGCGTCCGCCGCAAATGCGTCAAGAATGTTGGGGATGCCCACAGGGCCGTTATATTCCTTGTCGGGTTCGCTTTCGCAGTCATTTTTGGAAATGTCAAGCGGCAAAGGCCTGGTGTGGGGGCAATCGTCGAACATGGATCCAAGCGTGACGATACCGCTCACATCGTAGTCTTCTGCGATGCGCAACGTCTGCCTGCAGTATTCCTCCCAACGATAATTTGGCTCGGGGGCGATCTGAGCGAGAAAATGCAGCGAGGGGGAGACTGCAATGTCATAGAACGTGGTCTGTGGCCAGATGATTCGTTTACGACCTTGTACCGAGCAAATCATCGGACGGGCTACCTGATAGTCGTAGAAACCCTCATTGTCGATATGATGCACCTCCTGTGAATCATATCGCGACACAAGATGCCGTATGACGTTCGTCGCAGCCTGGCAGGCGTCATTCCACCCCTCAAACGCGGAGATCATTATTGTCTCGCGTTTTTTCGTCTCCTCACACATGCTTTAAATGTATAACGAAATCATATTTCCGCAAACACGCTTCCGCCATCGGTGAATGTGACGAGCAGGGCATCCCGATCTAGACAACAGCATCTCAAAATAC
This window of the Bifidobacterium pseudocatenulatum DSM 20438 = JCM 1200 = LMG 10505 genome carries:
- a CDS encoding PAC2 family protein codes for the protein MCEETKKRETIMISAFEGWNDACQAATNVIRHLVSRYDSQEVHHIDNEGFYDYQVARPMICSVQGRKRIIWPQTTFYDIAVSPSLHFLAQIAPEPNYRWEEYCRQTLRIAEDYDVSGIVTLGSMFDDCPHTRPLPLDISKNDCESEPDKEYNGPVGIPNILDAFAADAGFHTTSMWVSVPHYCANTECLQGTLELVRALSLLLEHPLTEGDLNRKAAEWRKAADEIVEQTHAGDYLACLERDYDLNAQAQRIASNGMPACEELIREAESFLRGN